One segment of Triticum aestivum cultivar Chinese Spring chromosome 2A, IWGSC CS RefSeq v2.1, whole genome shotgun sequence DNA contains the following:
- the LOC123185151 gene encoding transcription factor UDT1 has translation MPRRPRASRGGSGGEEVKMEDFVESMLNLGGGGEGEESEEGEQLPAADATQYKSKNLDAERRRRGRLNTNILKLRAVVPNITKMSKESTLADAIGHIKKLQNQVLELQSQLADSPGEAWEKQGSASCSESLAPTDNIHYQGQVELIPLGSCKYNLKIFWTKRAGLFTKVLEALCNYNVQVLSLNTITYYGYAESFFCIEVKGEQDVVMVELRDLLSSIVEVPSI, from the exons ATGCCGCGCCGCCCGAGGGCCtcccgcggcggcagcggcggcgaggagGTGAAGATGGAGGACTTCGTGGAGTCGATGCTGaacctgggcggcggcggcgagggcgaggagaGCGAGGAGGGGGAGCAGCTGCCGGCGGCGGACGCCACGCAGTACAAGTCCAAGAACCTGGACGCCGAGCGCCGGAGGAGGGGCAGGCTCAACACCAACATCCTCAAGCTCAGGGCCGTCGTGCCCAACATCACAAAG ATGAGCAAGGAGTCCACCCTGGCCGACGCCATCGGTCACATCAAGAAGCTCCAGAACCAGGTCCTCGAGCTGCAGAGCCAGCTCGCCGACTCGCCCGGCGAGGCCTGGGAGAAGCAAGGCAGCGCCTCCTGTTCCGAATCCCTCGCCCCCACCGACAACATCCATTATCAG GGTCAGGTGGAGCTGATACCTCTGGGGTCTTGTAAGTACAACCTCAAGATCTTCTGGACCAAAAGGGCAGGCCTCTTCACCAAGGTGCTGGAGGCACTCTGCAACTACAATGTGCAGGTGCTTAGCCTCAACACCATCACCTACTATGGCTATGCAGAGAGTTTCTTCTGCATTGAG GTTAAGGGTGAGCAGGATGTTGTGATGGTGGAGCTAAGGGACCTCCTGTCCAGTATTGTGGAGGTTCCAAGCATTTGA